In Struthio camelus isolate bStrCam1 chromosome 3, bStrCam1.hap1, whole genome shotgun sequence, the DNA window CCTTGGTTGCTTCGGGCCACCTGAGGCTCTGAGCTAGGCAGCTGCAGCTGGCGGGTACAGAAACGTCCGTCAGGAGCACGGAAGGCTGCGCAagacgtttgcagcccctcgcactgaaCTCGGTGGCTTTCTGTGTGCAGGTGACACTGCTGGTGGCGTTCCTCATCGACAACTGCGCAGCAGTGTTTGGGGAGGACGTTGCCTTGCCGCTCAGGCCCTCGGCCGACGAGTCACCAGAGCACACAGACAGCTCCACAGGTAGGAGCGTGCACTGCTGATTGTGGCGGTCCAGGGCTGCCGGGTCACGTTCTCTCATTGGCTGGCAGAAGACATCTGTGGAagggcagagaggtgcagaggcttCCCGAGGGAATGGCAGTGTTTTTCTCCTGCCACACTGTGCAGCAGTGCAAAAGCACAACAGCCCAAAAACATTCCTTCCAGATGGCAAGCCTCCGTAAACGCGGGTAAACCGCCGCTTGTCACCTAGTGGCTAACCGTGGCCTAGAACTGCCCTCTCGCAGCACATCACTGCCCTTGGTGGTACCTGTGTTTCCTTACCTTCTCCTCATGTCCATAGGAACGAAGGTTGCGCCTTTGCATCTGCCGGGGGGCACGGTGCCACCGGGAAAGTCCCCTTGGATCTTCAGGTGGCCGCCAGAAAGTATctcacaggctctttctccccacagaacgcCCCTGTGCTGCTCCGCAGAACACTTGTGCCTGCGACAGCCCtgaggctggagctgctggcagccccccgccctcggACATGGAGCAGCCCAAAGGGGGAAGCGCTTCTGTGAGCAGCAGctatccagcctgcgcctctgccccttcgCTGGTTATTGGGAAGAAGGatagcagcaggatggagaggagcttCTCCGAGCCTGACCTGTCCTTCCAGGCCAGCAGCTTGGCAGGCAGCCGAAGGGAGCCGGAggcagccaaaggggaggagcttTTTCCCAGGCAGCTGACAAAGCTAAGGCTGGAGAAGAGGGCGCTGGAAAAAAGGCCTTGCCAGCTTGCCTCCACACTTAGCAAATCGCACTCTCTCCCCAAAATATTCTCCAGCCGCTCCCTGGAGAGCCCCTTCTCTCCTCGGATGGCTCGCTCTTCCCCAGCTCTAGCCTAGTTTCACTCCTTCGGCCCCAGAAAAGCTACTCAAAGAAGACCCAGGCTTTTCCCATCAAGCCCGctgagagcacagcaggacacctAGCCGAGAGATCAGATAGTGCTCCAGGGCATTGTCTTTTGCCAGCCGCAGCAAAGCGCTCCAAAAACACCCCACATTTTGGAGACCTGGAAGACGTGAGGTTTCCGAGAGCCAGCTCCTCAAGGAAAGACAATCCGTTCTGCTGCACAGCCGTCCAGGCAAGGAGGCTGGACAAGAACAATCCTGTCAAGAGGTTCCAAGGCTCAGCACCCATTGGAAAGCAGAACGGGAAAACCTGTGCCAGAATCTATATGCGCGGAGGTCCCAAACATTCCAGCGCCTTTGGATGCCGAAGACTTGCAAGGCTGAGAAGGAATGTTGGCGTTCTGGAGGCCTGGAAGACGTGAGGTTTCCGAGAGCCAGCTCCTCAAGGAAAGACAATCCGTTCTGCTGCACCACTGTCCAGGCAAGGAGGCCCGACAAGAACAAGCCATTGCCTGTGGGGTATCGGCAAAGGCCGCATTTCAGGGCAGCGGAAGAAGTGTTTAGAGaggtgggtggagcagaggaatGCGGCAAGAGCACTCTCTTAGGAAGAGCCCACAAAGGACTGCCTCGCCACTCAAGCTCCCTCCGACAGTTCCCCCCAGGAGACCCAcaaaggcagagcaggatgctTTGCCGCCCTGCCCGTGCACCAGCCGTGCACAGGACGCAGCGGAGACGGCTCCAAGGCATGTGCTCAGGGCCCGAGTTTCTGCCCTCAAGCATGTGGAGGTGGCAACTGCAACCCCCAAGGAAGGCTCCTGCTGGAAGAAACTCTGGTCTTGCCGAAGACTTGCAAGGCTGGGAAGGAATGTTGGCGTTTGGAGGTCACACTTTGCAGGGCTCGGTAGTCTCGGAAGACCTCTGCATGATTTGCTGAAGAGAAACTCAGCGTGGAAGTGGGAACAAAAGCCTCCGGAAGCACAAACTGCTTCAAAAAGGTTTACATTTCTACTTACAAATGGATGGGGCACAGCCACCCTCACGCCCCTTCACGCAACACATAGCCAGAAACGGTTGCTGGGGATTATCAGGGTGCGTGTGCCGATTCTCACTGGAAAACCGCTTGGAACTGGAAAGTGGTTTCCCGTGTGGGGTAGCACAAAAGACTCCTGCGCAGCAATGGGCTTTGTACATCGATTTCCAGGTGGCAAGTGAAGGGACAAAGGAAGGCAACGATTGGAGTGCGTAGAGACCGAGGACCAAGTCAAGAGGTTGCATTCCTGGGCACCGGCTGGGTAGGAAGAGGCGAAACTGTGCCCCAATGTCTATGAGGAGAGATGCCAGACATTCCCGCACCTGCTGATCCAAAAGAATGGCCGGCTTGAGGAGGAACTTTGGGATCTTGGAGATGACCCACTCCACTTGGAGTCAGCCTTCTAGCAAGACCTGGGCATGAGGGGCTGAAGGGAAACTCCGCCTGCAACTGCGCACCCAAACCTCGGGCAGTAATAAAggctttaaaagaggaaaagctgcCTTGCCCATCTCTGGCACCCATCCTGCCTCCACGCCCACGGGCGCTCCATCTAGGCCTaggggaggagggatgtaaatgAGGATTATGGCAACAAGATGTGCACTTGAGAGAGCATGAGCCTCTTACCTTTGTTTCTACATGGTGGCAAGGCCCCCCACCGTACTACGCTCCCTTGGAGAAAGTGCTCTTAGCTCCCTAGCGAGGGCTGCAAACTGCCGAGCCCTTAAGTCAAGAGAGGAAGTCCGATTGTCTGTGCGGATTCCTACTTGAAAACTACTTgtaagaggtcaacccgagctgCTTGGGGTAACAAAACAGACAGCTGTGCCAAAAGGGGCTTCTACATCCCCTCCCAGTGTACGTAGACCTGAAGAACTGCTGTACCTGAGCCCACCACCTGCCTATTCTTGGACTCCAGAAAACAGTTGTGCTGGGAGCAATGTAAGTGCAGCACTTTTTCCTTGcaatgccctttgcagccccactgctcaTGGTGCTATAGGCGTTGTCgttctcctaagcctaaccctaacccaaatcaCAGGTGGAGACTGAAGCTGAGGCCACAGTCCCCTTTTCTGGACTCAGCACAACTATTTTCCCGAGCCCAGGAAGGgagcaggtgggctctgctccaggccctgcctgagAGTGGGGCTagcgtcagggttagggttaggagatagagaaagcCTGGAGCCCTCCATGGAGTGGGCATGGAAAGACTATACTGAAGGAAGTGTAGGATGGCACAAACCCTGTTCCTAGGACAACTTTTTTCTTGGGGCCTGGAAGGAGGCAGGTGACCTCCGCTGTAGGCCTCCATTGATATTAGTGGCAAGGCTAGGGTTAGGGTAACAGATATTGTTAAGACGttaggttaggagagagagaaagcgtagggccccatctacggtggggctgcaaaggacatgcgaatggatgtgcggggctgcacctacatttctcgccgcaccagttttgtctggagtgcaggaagggggcaggtgggctctgctccaggccctgccagaaactggggttagggttcgggttcgggttagggttagggttagggttggggttagggttagggttagggttagggttagggttaggcgagagagaaaggctagggccccatctgcagtggggctgcaaaggacatgcgaatggatgtgcggggctgcacctacatttctcgcagcaccagttttgtctggagtgcaggaagggggcaggtgggctctgctccaggccctgccagaaactggggttagggttagggttagggttagggttagggttaggagagagagaaaggttagggccccatctgcagtggggctgcaaaggacatgcgaatggatgtgcggggctgcacctacatttctcgcagcaccagttttgtctggagtgcaggaagggggcaggtgggctctgctccagaccCTGCCAGAaacgagggttagggttagggttagggttccggttagggttagggttagggttagggttagggttagacgagagagaaagcgtagggccccatctgcagtggggctgcaaaggacatgcgaatggatgtgcggggctgcacctacatttctcgcagcaccacttttgtctggagtgcaggaagggggcaggtgggctctgctccaggccctgccagaaactgcatttagggttcgggttcgggttcgggttagggttagggttggggttaggagagagagaaaggctagggccccatctgcagtggggctgcaaaggacatgcgaatggatgtgcggggctgcacctacatttctcgcagcaccagttttgtctggagtgcaggaagggggcaggtgggctctgctccaggccctgccagaaactggggttagggttcgggttagggttcgggttagggttagggttcgggttcgggttcgggttagggttaggagagagagaaaggctagggccccatctgcagtggggctgcaaaggacatgcgaatggatgtgcggggctgcacctacatttctcgcagcaccacttttgtctggagtgcaggaagggggcaggtgggctctgctccaggccctgccagaaactagggttagggttagggttagggttagggttcgggttaggagagagagaaaggctagggccccatctgcagtggggctgcaaaggacatgcgaatggatgtgcggggctgcacctacatttctcgcagcaccagttttgtctggagtgcaggaagggggcaggtgggctctgctccaggccctgccagaaactgcatttagggttagggttcgggttaggagagagagaaaggctagggccccatctgcagtggggctgcaaaggacatgcgaatggatgtgcggggctgcacctacatttctcgcagcaccagttttgtctggagtgcaggaagggtttctccaggctttctctctctcctaaccctaacccgaacccgaacccttacccgaaccctaaccctaaccctcggcCCTATCTCCGGCAGGCCCTGGAGCTGAGGAAGAACGCCAGacaccaggacaggctaggggctgacaggctggagagccgcTTGGCAGTTAAGACCCTGCAGGTGCTGGTTGACAACCAGTTGACCAGGAGCCATCAGTGTGCTCTTGCACGCgtggagtgctggctccagctctgggctgcccagcacaagagagacatggagctgcaggAGCGTGCCCAGTGAAGGGCTCCTGAAgggctgaagggcctggagcatctgggCTGTGAGGAAAGGCGGCGAGAGCAGGGGCTGTTttgtggagagaagagaaggagcaagGGGGGATCTTCTCAGTGCATGTCATTATGTGCCGggcgggtgtcaagaggacagagcgcgactcttctccctggtgcgcagggaggggagaagaggcaacgggcacaaactgaaactcaggCACGGAAATTGTGCTGCAGCGGAGGTGCCACAGGCCAGGAGACTGCCCTGAGCTGCCGGCGCCCCAGGCACACACCcccgggctgccccacggccccgccggcgtgtcacaatgtgccgcggtggcatcgccgtgaccctggccacggccaccAGCGGGTCCCCATTGTGGCGGCGCGCCGTTGTCGGGCAGCTCGGGCAGAGGCGGCTCTCAGCCCGGCGGCACTGCCTGGCGCAGGGACACGCGTGCAGCTTCGCGCAGGTCTGCCTGGCCacagcgccatgggacaggcgaactgctgcggcgcccggggcgctcccgctgccggcccgcAGGCACGGCCCGCCACCCGCGGCCACAGGGCTCCCGGCGCCCGCctggggctctggagcagggcggcctgccggcccccggcgccgctccccgccttcgtgtcgcgcaggagcccccagctcctcctcacccagcgggtgcaggtgacacggcaccagcgcacgcagcaccgccacctcctgctcttcccgcacgccgtcgccatcgccagcttcaagtaaggacatcccgcccgcccggccgcctctgccccagcccacagctctgccaggcaggacGCCTGCGCTTGCCCCCGCCGCGCACCCCCAGGAGCccgtccctgctcttcctcccggcagatgcggctccaccttccggctgaagcaccgggtgcgcctcagcgagctgtgggtgctgtgccgccaggaggcggcggtggcggccgggccTGAGGACGAcgaggaggtctttggcctcaagtgcagccagaccctcatcctcgtctggcccTCCAgcctctgcgtggtgacttttgggtgagtgtgggggCCCCGCACGagtccccgtcctgccccacgcgGCTCGGCCCCATCCCGTGCACTCTGCCCACCGGGCGCGGGCAGGAGCTGTCGGGGCGCCGCCTGCGTccacaggaggagcagcagcgcgggctgaggctgtttctcctttgtgCCGCAGGTCGccggaggtgaagcagctctggctggacgccatcctcaggtgagccctgccgCCCGATCCCCGCTGCCGGTGGCGCCCAGCGGGAGGGCGGGGAGTGCTCCCGGTGGAGCTGCCGGCACCAAGAGCCCCCGCTCGGTGGGGGAAAGGTGCAGCCACTGccgcctgcagctcctggcacagCAGCGGGAGCCGCTTCGCCTCGGGCTTGCAAAGGGGCAGCAAGCGGCGggaggtgtcaggccagctgctggctggcaggcctggggcgCCCGAGGCGCTGCTGTGCGCCTGCCTGAGCAGGAGGCCCGTGGAGAGCAGgcgcgcgggcgggagagagcggtgctggcagccagcgcggctgcaggctctgcagggtgcggggcccttggcagcgctgggctggcggccaggaggcagggcagcgagggctggcgctgagcgagctcTTTGtgcgcccttccctgtgcgcaggcagagccaaggagccccgggagccagagtcacccgcctgccctccctgcggctcctcaccaaggtggtcggcttctacgggcccgtaagtgtccgcacggcctccgctccgccccgagagccccgcggctttCCACACCCCACCGCGCGACGCCTCTCTCACGGAGCCTCTCtcttctctcgcccaggaggtgtcgctgaccgccaagaccGTGGAGGCGCtggttttggcagaggtgagcaggggctgcctgtGCCCGGCCCTTGCCGGCTGTGGCCGGCAGGGATCTCAGCACAGTGGCGGCagctgcccgggccgggcgcaGGCAGGAAAGCCCTGCTGCCGCGCCAGAGCCCGCCAccccctgcctccctgcagcacctTGCTCGAGGCCCTGGCTGCTGAGCGGCGCCTCCCTACCCTCAACCCCTTGCTTGCAGGCTGACGCCAAGAGAGGCCCCCCGCGGGCGGAGCCTTCGGCCAGGGAAGAGGGGCTTTGCCACTCGGCCGGTGAGTGCCAGAAAGAGagcgaggagctgcctcctcccgTCCTGCTTGCAAACGGGCCCTTCGGCAAGGCTGCCTGGCCCGCCACCAGCGGTGACACGCCGCAGCAGAGAAAGGcgctcggcagcggcagcggcagcggcagcggcagcggcagctgctcttcttttctctccccctgcaaAACCGCTGCGCCTGTCAACGCTctgcagcagcccctgcagcccgtGGCACTGCACGCACACAAAAGGCTCCCCACAGGCGCTGGCTGCGCCTGCTTTTCTGAACGCGGGCCTGCTTTCCTTGTGCTTGCAGCAGATGGAgcgaaggaagggaagaaggtggTGATCTCATGGCCGCTGGCTTGGAGAGGAACGGCTGTCCccggggactgcccagggcagctgggctctggcccCCAGGtggctctctttgggcagccgcTGGCACTGCTCTGTGGTGAAGGTGGCGCCCTGCCCCAACCACTCCAGGTAAGCAAGCCTGGGCCCAGAGCTCTCCCGCTTGTGGCTTCTCGCGCCACGCAGCatgcccagcactgctgctggggcTCTCAGCACAATCAGGTTCCTCCCAGGGCAATCTACGTGGAGCGAGAACGACAGCCTAAGCCAAGGAAAGCAGAGTGCACGGCCACGTCCCAACCGGTCTCTTTccgcctgcaggagctcctggctcttctctaTGAGAAAGGGCCGGCCACTGAGGGGATTTTCCGGAAAGCTGCCACCGAGAAGGCCCGCCGAGAGCTGAAAGAAGACCTTGACAGAGGCAGGAGCGTGGATCTGGCAAGCCAGCCCGCGCACCTgttggcagcggtgctgaaggtgagGTCTGCTGACTTGTAGCTGGGAGAGCACGTGGCAAATCTGCTTGGGCCCATGTCAGTGCCTAGCCTGACCTAGGTGGGACTCCAAGCGAAAGCCCTCCTGCAGCCACACGCAAAGCTTCAGCCTTTCGGCACAGGGACCTTGGCATGGAGTCGCGCAGCCCTCGCGCTGCTCTGTCAGTGGCCAGGAGCACCTGTGAGAGCAGGCAGCTGAAAGCAACCTGCCTCCTAGTGAGGCCAAGGCACACAGACGCTGCCTCGCTGCTCACTGCTAGCGTTGAGAGCCTCACCtgagtgccttggccttgcaggacttcctgagaaaCATCCCCTCCAAACTGCTCGTGGCCGAGCTCTATGACAAGTGGCTGCTAGCGCTGGAGAAGCccgggcagcaggagaaaattgaggcCCTGCGAGAGTAAGTTTGGCAGCCCGCCCCGCCACCGCTCGGGCGCAAACGAAGgaggagcagcccctgcagcctgcattcctcttcctccttgcttgtgttccctcagggtggctggcaaACTGCCTCGAGCAAACCTCCTCTTGCTCCAGCGCTTGCTCTCTGTGCTCCACCATATCAGCGACAATGCAGAGAGCAACCGGATGGATGCCAGCAACCTGGCAATCTGCGTGGGGCCAAACATGCTCAGCCCCGACACGGACAACttgctcccgctggccgtgcaCAAAGAGAGCGTTGACAAGGTGGGTTGAATTCAGCAGCTTGCTCCCCGCTGAGCTGAGCCTAAGGCGGCCTTGGTTGCTTCGGGCCACCTGAGGCTCTGAGCTAGGCAGCTGCAGCTGGCGGGTACAGAAACGTCCGTCAGGAGCACGGAAGGCTGCGCAagacgtttgcagcccctcgcactgaaCTCGGTGGCTTTCTGTGTGCAGGTGACACTGCTGGTGGCGTTCCTCATCGACAACTGCGCAGCAGTGTTTGGGGAGGACGTTGCCTTGCCGCTCAGGCCCTCGGCCGACGAGTCACCAGAGCACACAGACAGCTCCACAGGTAGGAGCGTGCACTGCTGATTGTGGCGGTCCAGGGCTGCCGGGTCACGTTCTCTCATTGGCTGGCAGAAGACATCTGTGGAagggcagagaggtgcagaggcttCCCGAGGGAATGGCAGTGTTTTTCTCCTGCCACACTGTGCAGCAGTGCAAAAGCACAACAGCCCAAAAACATTCCTTCCAGATGGCAAGCCTCCGTAAACGCGGGTAAACCGCCGCTTGTCACCTAGTGGCTAACCGTGGCCTAGAACTGCCCTCTCGCAGCACATCACTGCCCTTGGTGGTACCTGTGTTTCCTTACCTTCTCCTCATGTCCATAGGAACGAAGGTTGCGCCTTTGCATCTGCCGGGGGGCACGGTGCCACCGGGAAAGTCCCCTTGGATCTTCAGGTGGCCGCCAGAAAGTATctcacaggctctttctccccacagaacgcCCCTGTGCTGCTCCGCAGAACACTTGTGCCTGCGACAGCCCtgaggctggagctgctggcagccccccgccctcggACATGGAGCAGCCCAAAGGGGGAAGCGCTTCTGTGAGCAGCAGctatccagcctgcgcctctgccccttcgCTGGTTATTGGGAAGAAGGatagcagcaggatggagaggagcttCTCCGAGCCTGACCTGTCCTTCCAGGCCAGCAGCTTGGCAGGCAGCCGAAGGGAGCCGGAggcagccaaaggggaggagcttTTTCCCAGGCAGCTGACAAAGCTAAGGCTGGAGAAGAGGGCGCTGGAAAAAAGGCCTTGCCAGCTTGCCTCCACACTTAGCAAATCGCACTCTCTCCCCAAAATATTCTCCAGCCGCTCCCTGGAGAGCCCCTTCTCTCCTCGGATGGCTCGCTCTTCCCCAGCTCTAGCCTAGTTTCACTCCTTCGGCCCCAGAAAAGCTACTCAAAGAAGACCCAGGCTTTTCCCATC includes these proteins:
- the LOC138066600 gene encoding LOW QUALITY PROTEIN: rho GTPase-activating protein 20-like (The sequence of the model RefSeq protein was modified relative to this genomic sequence to represent the inferred CDS: deleted 2 bases in 1 codon), producing the protein MCRGGIAVTLATATSGSPLCGSTFRLKHRVRLSELWVLCRQEAAVAAGPEDDEEVFGLKCSQTLILVWPSSLCVVTFGSPEVKQLWLDAILSSWHSSGSRFASGLQRGSKRREVSGQLLAGRPGAPEALLCACLSRRPEVSLTAKTVEALVLAEADAKRGPPRAEPSAREEGLCHSAGECQKESEELPPPVLLANGPFGKAAWPATSGDTPQQRKALGSGSGSGSGSGSCSSFLSPCKTAAPVNALQQPLQPVALHAHKRLPTGAGCACFSERGPAFLVLAADGAKEGKKVVISWPLAWRGTAVPGDCPGQLGSGPQVALFGQPLALLCGEGGALPQPLQELLALLYEKGPATEGIFRKAATEKARRELKEDLDRGRSVDLASQPAHLLAAVLKDFLRNIPSKLLVAELYDKWLLALEKPGQQEKIEALREVAGKLPRANLLLLQRLLSVLHHISDNAESNRMDASNLAICVGPNMLSPDTDNLLPLAVHKESVDKVTLLVAFLIDNCAAVFGEDVALPLRPSADESPEHTDSSTERPCAAPQNTCACDSPEAGAAGSPPPSDMEQPKGGSASVSSSYPACASAPSLVIGKKDSSRMERSFSEPDLSFQASSLAGSRREPEAAKGEELFPRQLTKLRLEKRALEKRPCQLASTLSKSHSLPKIFSSRSLEPLLSSDGSLFPSSSLVSLLRPQKSYSKKTQAFPIKPAESTAGHLAERSDSAPGHCLLPAAAKRSKNTPHFGDLEDVRFPRASSSRKDNPFCCTAVQARRLDKNNPVKRFQGSAPIGKQNGKTCARIYMRGGPKHSSAFGCRRLARLRRNVGVLEAWKT